The following proteins are co-located in the Haloterrigena turkmenica DSM 5511 genome:
- a CDS encoding GlcG/HbpS family heme-binding protein — MVESIPLETAKQLIEAAEEKADEIDNPMVITVANSEGNLIAQHRMDGGWLASVSISRNKAYTSAALEMPTHELAEPSEPGNSLYGLQTTDDDQIVIFGGGYPLERDGEVVGSIGVSGGAVSQDREVAEAGVERWNELIKEEAVTADD, encoded by the coding sequence CAGCGAAACAGCTGATAGAAGCGGCAGAAGAGAAAGCGGACGAGATCGACAACCCGATGGTGATCACGGTCGCAAACAGCGAGGGGAACCTCATCGCCCAGCACCGCATGGATGGCGGCTGGCTGGCCTCCGTGAGCATCTCGCGTAACAAGGCGTACACGTCGGCTGCCCTGGAGATGCCGACACACGAACTGGCGGAGCCCTCCGAACCGGGTAACTCCCTGTACGGCCTCCAGACGACCGACGACGACCAGATCGTCATCTTCGGTGGCGGCTATCCGCTCGAGCGAGACGGCGAGGTCGTCGGCTCGATCGGCGTCTCTGGCGGTGCCGTGAGCCAGGACCGCGAGGTCGCCGAAGCTGGCGTCGAGCGGTGGAACGAACTCATCAAAGAGGAAGCGGTCACGGCAGACGACTGA
- a CDS encoding EamA family transporter: MGRPILLAVVTMIAWGLWAVFARLATDSILPETAMGISYAVGTLVAVTYMGATRKVPTAVVYDGLFYAALAGVASAAGGIALYAALARGDAAVVTTISALYFVVAAVIAVVFLEESLQMTDTAGILLAGIAIALIAN; encoded by the coding sequence ATGGGACGTCCGATACTGCTCGCGGTAGTAACGATGATCGCGTGGGGTCTGTGGGCGGTTTTCGCCAGGCTCGCGACGGATTCCATCCTTCCGGAAACGGCGATGGGTATCTCCTACGCGGTGGGGACGCTCGTCGCCGTTACCTATATGGGTGCCACACGGAAGGTCCCGACGGCCGTGGTCTACGACGGCCTGTTCTACGCCGCGCTCGCCGGTGTCGCGTCGGCGGCCGGTGGAATCGCCCTGTACGCGGCGCTCGCGAGGGGTGACGCCGCGGTCGTCACGACCATCAGCGCCCTCTATTTCGTCGTCGCGGCGGTTATTGCGGTCGTCTTTCTGGAAGAATCCTTGCAGATGACTGATACTGCGGGGATCCTCCTGGCTGGTATCGCCATCGCGCTGATCGCGAACTAA
- a CDS encoding aromatic ring-hydroxylating oxygenase subunit alpha, giving the protein MTQWDDSQTQSVSSDITEKSNALPARYFTDPDVFEIEKDKVFGQYWVYAGHANCIKESGQYFTRTIGDRQLIVVRGHDGEVKAFDNVCAHRGSKMVEDTPMTDPGDAKRIKCPYHLWTYDLEGELKSTPKSFDEAGLNPDLEDEDVQEFDAEENALNDVHVDTIGPLIFVNLSEDPMPLAEQAGVMKDRLEALPLGEYEHATRIVSEVECNWKVFASNYSECDHCQANHQDWIKGISLNDSELEVNDYHWVLHYTHAQDVDDEMRIHDEHEAQFHYFWPNFTVNMYGTADGYGTYIIDPIDTDRFQLIADYYFRDSELSEEEREFVRTSRQLQEEDFELVERQWEGLRTGALAQAQLGPNEHTVHKFHQLAQEAYDS; this is encoded by the coding sequence ATGACACAGTGGGACGACTCACAGACGCAATCAGTGAGTTCAGATATCACGGAAAAATCAAACGCGTTACCGGCGAGGTATTTCACTGACCCGGACGTCTTCGAGATAGAGAAAGACAAGGTGTTCGGCCAGTACTGGGTGTACGCCGGCCACGCCAACTGTATCAAGGAATCGGGCCAGTACTTCACCCGGACGATCGGTGATCGTCAACTGATCGTCGTCCGCGGTCACGACGGCGAGGTCAAAGCGTTCGACAACGTCTGTGCCCACCGCGGCTCGAAGATGGTCGAGGACACGCCGATGACCGATCCCGGCGATGCGAAGCGGATCAAGTGTCCGTATCACCTCTGGACGTATGACCTCGAGGGAGAGCTCAAAAGCACGCCCAAGAGCTTCGATGAAGCCGGTCTGAACCCCGACCTCGAGGACGAAGACGTCCAGGAGTTCGACGCCGAAGAGAACGCCCTGAACGACGTCCACGTCGACACCATCGGCCCGCTGATCTTCGTGAACCTCAGTGAGGATCCGATGCCGCTGGCCGAGCAGGCCGGCGTGATGAAAGATCGCCTCGAGGCGCTGCCCCTTGGGGAGTACGAACACGCCACCCGAATCGTCTCGGAGGTCGAGTGCAACTGGAAGGTGTTCGCGAGCAACTACTCGGAGTGCGACCACTGCCAGGCCAACCACCAGGACTGGATCAAGGGCATCTCGCTCAACGACTCCGAACTCGAGGTCAACGACTACCACTGGGTGCTCCACTACACGCACGCCCAGGACGTCGACGACGAGATGCGGATCCACGACGAACACGAGGCGCAGTTCCACTACTTCTGGCCAAACTTCACGGTTAACATGTACGGTACCGCCGACGGCTACGGCACCTACATCATCGATCCGATCGATACCGACCGCTTCCAGCTCATCGCGGACTACTACTTCCGCGACAGCGAGCTCTCCGAGGAGGAGCGCGAGTTCGTTCGCACGAGCCGCCAGCTCCAGGAAGAGGACTTCGAACTGGTCGAACGCCAGTGGGAAGGCCTCAGAACGGGCGCGCTCGCCCAGGCCCAACTCGGTCCCAACGAACACACCGTCCACAAGTTCCACCAGCTCGCCCAGGAGGCCTACGACTCGTGA